A genomic stretch from Microcebus murinus isolate Inina chromosome 11, M.murinus_Inina_mat1.0, whole genome shotgun sequence includes:
- the LOC142873716 gene encoding LOW QUALITY PROTEIN: high mobility group protein B2-like (The sequence of the model RefSeq protein was modified relative to this genomic sequence to represent the inferred CDS: deleted 1 base in 1 codon) — protein MGKGDPNKPRGKMSSYAFFVQTCREEHKKKHPDSSVNFAEFSKKCSERWKTMSAKEKSKFEDMAKSDKARYDREMKNYVPPKGDKKGKKKDPNAPKRPPSAFFLFCSEHRPKIKSEHPGLSIGDTAKKLGEMWSEQSAKDKQPYEQKAAKLKEKYEKDIAAYRAKGKSEAGKKGPGRPTGSKKKNEPEDEEEEEEEEEDEDDDDEEEDEE, from the exons ATGGGCAAAGGAGACCCCAACAAGCCGAGGGGCAAGATGTCCTCCTATGCCTTCTTCGTGCAGACCTGCCGGGAAGAGCACAAGAAGAAGCACCCGGACTCTTCCGTCAACTTCGCCGAATTCTCCAAGAAGTGTTCGGAGAGATGGAAGACCATGTCTGCGAAGGAAAAGTCGAAGTTTGAAGATATGGCGAAAAGCGACAAAGCTCGCTATGACAGGGAGATGAAAAATTACGTTCCTCCCAAAGgtgataagaaaggaaagaaaaaggatccCAATGCTCCTAAAAGGCCACCATCTGCCTTCTTCCTGTTTTGCTCTGAACATCGCCCAAAGATCAAAAGTGAACACCCAGGCCTATCCATTGGGGATACTGCA AAAAAATTGGGTGAAATGTGGTCTGAACAGTCAGCCAAAGATAAACAACCGTATGAACAGAAGGCAGCTAAACTAAAGGAGAAGTATGAAAAGGATATTGCTGCATACCGTGCCAAGGGCAAAAGTGAAGCAGGAAAGAAGGGCCCTGGCAGGCCAACAGGctcaaagaagaagaatgaaccagaagatgaggaggaagaggaggaggaggaggaagatgaggatgatgatgatgaagaagaagacGAAGAATAA